A window of Sedimentibacter sp. MB31-C6 genomic DNA:
CTAAAATGGGGATAATGGCAGCAGAAATGGAATCTTATGCGTTATACTGTAATGCTTCTAGAGCAGGAGTTAATGCATTAACTATATTAACAGTATCTGATTCAATTGTAGATAAATCTGAAACTACACCTGAAGAAAGAGAAAAGGGCTTTAAAAATATGATGAAAATAGCATTGGAGTTGGCATAGCTTAATAGCTATGTTTGGTGATAATATGAAAAAAGCATGGGAATTAGCATACGATTTATTTTCAAATGCTGAACCAACAGTACTTGCTGAAGAAGAACAAGGTTGGACTGCTATAAAAGCTGTATCTAAATTTTATGACAGCATCTTATCGTTAGATTGGTCAAGTAATGTACCTGGTTCAGGAGCACCTGAGAAGATTATGGTAGCTGCTATTCAAGCACTTGAAAATAGAGGATACAAAGTTGAAAATGGATACGAGTTATTAGAAAAAGGAATGAAAGCTCATTCGGAAAATAACTTTGTAGAATTACATAAAATTTCTGCAGAACTAAAAAACGAATTATTAAATGCAAAAAAAGATGAAGAATCAGAGTATTGGAAATTTAAATATTATAATGATTATGAAGAATATATAAAAAAGGTTAATTTTAACGAACCAGTAGAAGTAGATGTAAATTCAGAAAAGTTTAAAGATCAAATTAAGGCTGCTTGGATGTCTCAATTAATTGGGGCAGCTATGGGTACAATGGTAGAAGGATATACTTCTAAGAATTTGTATAAAGCATTTGGTGATGTAAAAGATTATATAAGAAAGCCAAATACATATAATGATGATATAACTTTTGAAATAGCTTTTTTAGATGCTTTTAAGGAAAAAGGATATGAAGTAACTAGTAAAGACATAGCATTATCTTGGATAGGCCTTATCCCTAGTGGATGGTCTGCAGAGGAAATTGCTTTAAGGAATATTCGAGGAGGTCTTTTACCTCCGGAAAGTGGTGAATTTAACAATCCTTTTAATGAGTGGATTGGAGCTCAAATGCGTGGAGCTGTATGTGGTATGGTTGCTCCTGGAAATCCAAAGCTTGCTGCAGAATTAGCTTGGAAAGATGGTATAGTATCCCATATTAACAATGGAGTGCTTGGGGAAGTATTTAATGCAATAATGATTTCTTTAGCTTTTGTAGAGAAGGATGTTAAGGAAATTGTAAAAACTGCTATAAACTTAATACCAATTGATAGTGAATATTATTCTGTTGTAAAATTTGCTTATGATGTATCTATGAAATACAGTGATTGGCATGATGCTTTAGCAGAATGTGAGAAAAAATATATTAAATATAATTGGATACATTCTTATCCAAATGCATGTTGTGAAGTAATAGCACTTATGTATGGTGACGGTGATTATGATAAAACACTTAATATTATTACAATGTGCGGTATAGATGCAGACTGTAATGCAGGTATGATTATGCCAATATTAGGAATACAAAAGGGAATGAGTGTCATTCCAAAAAGACTAATTTCTCCAGCCTTTAATAAACTTATAACTTATATGAGATATTATGAAGAAATTAAGCTGGATGATTTAGTCGATGATACTTTAATATACATAAAAAAAGCAAAATATTAGGAGGAACAAAAATGAAAAGAATACTATCTTTATTGCTTGTAGTTATAATGATTTTTTCATTGACTGCTTGCGCACAAGAACCAGCAGAAACACCAAATGAAGAAACTCCGGGAGAAGAAACTCCAGGAGAGCCATATAAGGCAGCTTTGTTGTTAAATGGAACATTAGGTGATAAATCATTTTTTGATTCTGCAAATGAAGGACTTGAAAAACTAAAAGAAGAATTAGGACCTGAAGTATTTGACTTTAAAGTTGAACAAATGGGTGCAACTGCTGCAGATGAGCCGATATGGGAGCCAACATTGTTAGATTACTGTGATAGTGGTGAATACGATGTAATTATTATTGGAACTTGGCAGATGATTGAAGCATTAGCAAATGCTGCAACTGAATT
This region includes:
- a CDS encoding ADP-ribosylglycohydrolase family protein translates to MKKAWELAYDLFSNAEPTVLAEEEQGWTAIKAVSKFYDSILSLDWSSNVPGSGAPEKIMVAAIQALENRGYKVENGYELLEKGMKAHSENNFVELHKISAELKNELLNAKKDEESEYWKFKYYNDYEEYIKKVNFNEPVEVDVNSEKFKDQIKAAWMSQLIGAAMGTMVEGYTSKNLYKAFGDVKDYIRKPNTYNDDITFEIAFLDAFKEKGYEVTSKDIALSWIGLIPSGWSAEEIALRNIRGGLLPPESGEFNNPFNEWIGAQMRGAVCGMVAPGNPKLAAELAWKDGIVSHINNGVLGEVFNAIMISLAFVEKDVKEIVKTAINLIPIDSEYYSVVKFAYDVSMKYSDWHDALAECEKKYIKYNWIHSYPNACCEVIALMYGDGDYDKTLNIITMCGIDADCNAGMIMPILGIQKGMSVIPKRLISPAFNKLITYMRYYEEIKLDDLVDDTLIYIKKAKY